The sequence CCTCGGCCTTCACGGCGATGGGTGAAGCGCAGGACACCAAACTGGTGAACCATCGCGACATCAAGATCTCACTGAACCGCCCACGAGTGGTGCGTGACGTGTCCAAGGCCTTGGGCGAAGACGTGGCCGGGCAACTGAGCATGCAGCTCGGTGGCAGCGGTTACGAGCAGCCGCGCGAAGCACCGCAGCGCAACAATCTGCCGCGTGATACCGCGCCGGTGATCTTGCGCTGATGACTGGCTCCTGATCATTCCCATGCTCCGCGTGGGAATGCATCCCGGGACGCTCTGCGTCTTGGCCACAAAAAAGGCGACCGGCAAAGGTCGCCTTTTTTGTGCCCGCGATGTTTATGCCGCCGCTTTGCGCAACGTTGCCATAAACGCCGCCGCGCCGATGAACAACCCGGCAAACGTGCGGTTCATGCGCTTTTGCTGCTGCGGTGTGCGCAACAGACGCAGGACCTTCGACGCCAGACCGGTGTAGCCCGCCATTACGATCAGGTCGACGAAGATCATCGTCACACCGATCACCACGTACTGAATCAGCAGCGGCGCGTGCGGATTGATGAACTGCGGCAGCACCGCCAGCATGAAGACCAGAGCCTTGGGGTTGCTGATGTTCACCAGAAAGCCGCGGAACACCAGCGCCAGCGGCTTGCCGATCGGCCGCACCGCCGCGTCATCGCTCATGTCCATGGGCAGCGCGCGCCATTGCTTGATGGCCAGATAAACAAGATAAGCCACACCGAACCACTTGATCGCGTGGAAGGCCGTGGCCGAAGCGGTCAGGATCGCGCCGACACCGGCGCCGACAATCGCGATTTGTACCGCCAGGCCAATCTGCAGGCCGAGGGCGTTCCAGTAACCGCGCCAGAAACCGTATTGCAGACCGCTGGACATCGACGCAATGGCGCCAGCACCCGGGGACAGACTGATCACCCAGCAGGCGGCAAAAAACGCCAGCCATGTTTGAAGCTCCATCGCACACCTCGACTCATGCTCGTGACAAATGCCTAAGCTAATGCGGGTTTGAATGGATGACTACCGATTTTTTGCTGAATGTTGCAGGTGCTCGCGAAGGCGTCAGAACAGACGCCGCAGAATCTACTTCTCGAAACCGCTCGACGGAAACACATCCGTCCCACGCCAACGCCGTACCGAGCGCTGGAAGAACAAGCTGTTCGGCACCTGCACCATCGCGCTGCCAGTCCCCAGCTCTTCAGCCTCGATCAACGTGGTGTAGAGCAGATTGATCGCCACCACTCGACCCTTCACGCCTGGCTTGTCCGTGGTGTCCACCAGCTCGACGATATCCCCCAACCGAAACGGCCCGACCGTGAAGATCAGAATCGCGCAGAGCAGGTTCGACAGCACGCTCCACATCGCAAAGAACGCGACCGCTGCCACCGCGACGAAACCCGACAGCGCCGTCCACAGCACCGTGGCCGAGACACCGAGACGTTCCAGCACAAAGATCAGTGCACTGCCCATGATCAGCCAGCGCAGCACACCACGCAGCGGCATCAGCAACTGCGGCGGGAACGGATAGCGCTCACCCAATCTTGTCAGGCCTTTGGCGACGAAGCGCTGGGTGAGGTAACCGGCCAGCAGGATCAGCAGAATCTGCACCGTGAACCAGACCGGCTCGACCCACACCGCCGGTAGCGGCAGCTTGAACGCTTCCATCAGGACAGCGCCTCCAGCTCCGCCTGCATGCTTTCCAGCACCTCGAGGGCTTCCATCCACGCCTCTTCCAGCTCGCCTTCACGAACCTTCAGCTTGGCCTGCTCGGCGAGCAGATCACGCAATTCGTTCTTGCGCGCCGGCTCGTAGATGTCGCTGTCACCAAGGCTGGCGTCGACCTTGGCGAGCTTCTCGTGAAGCTTGCCCAGTTCGGCTTCGAGCTTGTCGGCTTCACGCTTGTGCGGGGCCAGTTGCTGACGCAACGCAGCCGCCGCCTGACGCTGGGCCTTCTTGTCGGTCTTGTCCGGGTTCACCGGGGTGTTGCTGACCGGGGCATTGCGCTGACGGTATTCCACCAGCCAGCGGGCGTAGTCTTCGAGGTCGCCATCGAACTCTTCGACCTTGCCGTCAGCGACCAGGTAGAAGTTGTCGGTGGTGCTCTTGAGCAAGTGTCGATCGTGAGACACCACCAGCACCGCGCCGCTGAATTCCTGCAGCGCCATGGTCAGCGCCAGGCGCATTTCCAGATCGAGGTGGTTGGTCGGTTCGTCGAGCAGCAACAGGTTCGGCCGCTCCCAGGCGATCAGCGCCAAGGCCAGACGCGCCTTTTCACCACCGGAGAAATTCAGCACCGGCTCATCGATGCGCGCACCACGGAAGTCGAAACCGCCGAGGAAATCGCGCAGGGTCTGCTCACGCTCGGTCGGCGCCAGACGCTGCAAGTGCAGCAATGGGCTGGCCTTGGAATCCAGCGAATCGAGCTGATGCTGAGCGAAGTAGCCGACCACGGTGTTCTCGCCACGGGTCAGGCGCCCGCCGAGCGGTGACAGCTCGCCGGCGAGGTTCTTGATCAGCGTCGACTTACCCGCGCCGTTCGGACCCAGCAGGCCGATCCGCGCACCCGGGGTCAGTTGCAGCTTGACCTTCTCCAGGATGGTTTTGTCGCCGTAGCCCAAACGCGCATCGGACAGGTCGATCAGCGGGCTGGAAATCTTGGTCGACTCGCGGAAGACGAAATCGAACGGCGAATCAACGTGGGCCGCCGACAGCTCTTCCATCCGCTCCAGTGCCTTGATCCGGCTCTGCGCCTGACGGGCCTTGGTCGCTTGCGCCTTGAAGCGGGCGATGTAGCTTTCCATGTGCGCACGTTGCGCCTGCTGCTTCTCGTAGGCCTGTTGCTGCTGGGCCAGACGCTCGGCACGGGCGCGTTCGAATGCGGTGTAGCCGCCGCGATACAAAGTGATCTTGCGCTGATCGACATGCGCGACGTGATCGACGACTTCATCGAGGAAATCGCGGTCGTGAGAAATCAGCAGCAAGGTGCCCGGGTAGCTTTTCAGCCACTCTTCGAGCCAGATGATGGCGTCGAGGTCCAAGTGGTTGGTCGGCTCGTCGAGCAGCAACAAGTCCGATGGGCACATCAATGCCTGCGCCAGATTCAGACGCATCCGCCAGCCACCGGAGAAATCGCCTACCTGACGATCCATCTGCTCGTTGGTGAAACCCAGACCGGCCAGCAGCTTGCGCGCTCGCGCATCGGCGGTGTAGCCGTCGGCGCTGTCGAGTTCGGCGTGCAGACGAGCCTGAGCGGCACCGTCATGCGCCGCTTCGGCGGCGGCGAGGTCACGTTGCACCTCGCGTAGACGCAGGTCGCCATCGAGCACATAGTCGACGGCAAGCCGCTCGAGCGTCTCGATCTCCTGGCGCATGTGAGCGATGCGCCAGTCGGCCGGCAAGTAGCAGTCACCCGAATCCGGGTGCAGCTCACCCCGAATCAAGGCGAACAGGCTGGATTTGCCGGCGCCGTTGGCACCGATGAGGCCGGCTTTGTGGCCGGCGTGCAGGGTCAGCTCGGCGTCTTCTAGCAGACGTTGCGGGCCACGCTGTAAAGTCAGGTTCTGAAGTCGGATCATAATGGCGGCGGAGTCTACCAGCTTCGCTCACAACTGGCGCGAGTAGCACGATGTCCTCTGACCTGTGGAGCTTTTCCCTTGCCACCTACGCCCGAGCGGGTGTGGAAGATGCCTGCCTGCAACTGCAAACGGCGGGCGCCAACGTGTGCCTGCTGCTCTGCGGTTTATGGCTGGAACAACGCGGGGTGACCTGCGATGAACACCGCATTGGCGTGCTTCAGGCATTGACCGAGCCGTGGGATATCGAAGTGGTGCAGCCGCTGCGAACACTGCGCATGCAATGGAAAGCGCGTGCGCTGGATGATGCGGTGTTGAACGGCATGCGCGAGCAGATCAAATCACTCGAGCTGGAAGCTGAGCGAGCGCTGCTGTCACGGCTTGAAGGTGTGGCGCAGGAGTGGACGCGAAACGACGCAGGTTCAATGACCTGGCTTGAAGGTTTGGCCGGCACAGCGGCCAACCCGAACCGCGACGCGCTGCAAGTGCTGCGCGTCGCGGCTACCGGCACTTAGGAAGCGCTGGTTGGGTTGTTGCTGACGCTCGACACAGCGGCTGGCGTTGGCGCAGTCGAAGGGGTCGAGGTAGTAGCGGCAGGTGCCGGTGCAGCTGGCGCAGCCGAAGTTGTCGGTGCGGCAGGTTTTGCGGCGGGTGCGGTGGCCGGTTTGGCAGCGGCTGGTTTGGCAGCGGCTGGCTTTTTAACTGCTGGTTTTGCGGCAGGCTTGGCGGCGGGTTTTGCAGCAACAGGCTTAGCAGCAGTCGCTGGTTTGGCAGCAGCGGCCGGTTTAGCGGCTGGTTTTGCGGCAGGCTTGACTGCTGGTTTGGCAGCGGCATTCACGGCTGGTTTGGCAGCAGCTTTAGCTGGTGCTTTTGCAGCAGGTTTGGCGGCAGCTGGTTTAGCGGCAGTCTTGGCAGCTGGTTTTGCAGCAGCAGTTTTAGCAACAGGTTTTGCGGCAGCTTTGGCAGCAGGTTTAGCGGCCGGTTTGGCAGCGGCGGTTTTCGCTGGAGCAGCTTTTGCTGCAGCTGGTTTGGTGGCTGGTTTAGCAGCGGCGGCACGGGTAGCCGGCTTGGCAGCGGCAGTACGCGCAGCAGGTTTTGCCGCCGTGGTTTTAGCTGCTGGTTTTGCAGCGCTCGCCGCAGCAGGTTTCTTCGCTGCAGGTTTTGCGGCCGCTTTGGCAGCTGGTTTTGCAGCGGCTTTCACCGGTGCTTTTGCAGCTGGCTTGGCAGCGGTTTTAGCAGCAGCTTTTGCAGCAGGCTTGGCCGCTGCGGTTTTCGCTGGAGCTTTTGCAGCAGCAGGTTTGGCAGCTGCTTTCTTCGCCGGTGCCGCTGCCGGTTTGGCGGCGCGGGTGGACAACACTTTACCCACGGCTTCTTGAACGCGGCCCACGCCCTGGGCCAGCTTCAGGCTTTCCTGAGCATCGCGCTTGAGTTGCAGAATGTAGCTGCGAGTGTCCGACTGACGATCCTTCAAGGCATCGAGCAGGTCTTCCAGTTCTTTCACGGCGCCTTTGGCTTTGGTCTGTGCCTTGGCTTTGCCGGCGGCAGCTGCGTCCTGCAATTTGGTGCGGGACTTGTGCAGTTTTTCTTGCGCCTTGCCGCGTTGCTTTTCCAGTTTGGCGAGCAGTTTTTCAGCATCAGCCAAGGCTTGAGAGCAAGCGTTTTCCAGATGCTCGAGCAAGCTGCCCGAGAGTTGTTGGAGTAAGTGCAACGGAGTATTTACAGGCTTCTTGGTGGCCGACATGGTTTACCTCCTGGCTGACGTGAGTGCGGCTCATACTAGACCTCTGCAGTTACCGCCGCTAGGGCATCTTGACAGTATCGATTGCGTTGCGTTGCACCGAATCGAAAATGTTCTGCGTGAAGGCAAAAGCAGTTCACCGTTGCAGACGTTCGCGCTGGCATAATCCACCGCATCTCAGGACGGAGTGTGCCCATGTCGCGCTACTTTTTTTTATCCCTCTGCATGCTTGTTTCGGCCGCTCACGCTGACGAAAAAACCACCGCGAACGATGCTCACGATCTGGCCTACAGCCTCGGTGCCAGCCTCGGTGAACGGCTGCGTCAGGAAGTCCCGCAACTGCAGATTCAGGCACTGGTCGATGGTTTGCAACAAGCCTATCAAGGCAAGCCGCTGGCGCTGAGCGAAGCACGTATCGAACAGATTCTGGCCGATCATGAAGCGCAAAATGCCGAACACTCTGCACAGCCATCCAGCGATGCGGCGATGGAAAACGAGCAACGTTTTCTCACCGCTGAAAAAGCCAAACCGGGCGTGAAGGAACTGGCCGATGGCATCCTGCTCACCGAGCTGACACCTGGCACGGGGACCAAGGCCGGTCCCGATGGAAAAGTGCAGGTGCTGTATGTCGGGCGACTACCCGACGGCACAGTGTTCGACCAGAACACTCAGCCGCAATGGTTCAATCTCGACAGCGTGATTGCCGGTTGGCGCACCGCGTTACAGAACATGCCAGTGGGTGCGAAATGGCGACTGGTGATTCCCTCCGATCAGGCCTATGGCGCCGACGGTGCCGGCGACTTGATCGCACCGTTCACACCGCTGGTGTTTGAAGTGGAATTACGTGGCGCGACGAGTTGAGCAGGCAATAAAAAACGGTGCGCTTTCGGGCGCACCGTTTTTTTTCGATCAGGGAAAAAGATCAGGCCTGAACCGGATCTTCTTCCTTGTGTGCTGTATGCAGTACTTCAATCAGGCAGTCTTCAAGTTCGAAGCGCTCGTGCAGCAGGCCTCCGAGCTCTTTGAACTTCTCCGCTACGCATTTGCCTTCATCGCACAGGTCGTTGAACGCGAGCAGCTTCTCGGTGATGACATCGATGCGCGGATAGATCGTCTCGGCGAGTTCGAGGCCGCGCTTGTCGTTGAACGCCTTGGCTTCGCCAGTCAGCTGTTCGTAGATTTCGAAGTGCCCGGCCGACACATAATCGACCAGTACACCGCAGAACTCCTGCAAGGGCTTGCGGCTCTCGGACAGCGAATCAGGCTCTGCGCCGAGCTTGTCGTAGGCACCGATCAGATCTTCACGCTCCTGCAACCAGCGGTCGATCAGCAGATGAACTCCACCCCAGCGTTCCTGAGCATTCTGACAACTTTCGAGCATGGCGATCTCTCTTCCCTTGTGGGTCATGCTGCTCTACACCCGCGCCCCTCTTTTGATTTTGGCTAGGGGGTCGGCCGGGCAGAGCGTCATCGAGCAACATAAATCCAATGACACGTGCGGGCCAGATTATGCCCGCACGCCTATGGCTTCAAGGTACGCAGGAGATAAAGTTCATACAAGTGTTTAATCCCGCAGCAGCACCGGGTGCGACGCTTCGCCGCTGAGCGGTCGTTGCAGAGCACTCCAGACCAGCCGCAACAATTGATAAACCGCCAGAATCGATACCGCGACAAAGAACAGCAGGCTCCATTCCGGGATGCTCAGATCGAACAACGTCCAGGAAATTTCCGCACAATCGGCACCGCCGCTAAACATCCGCTGCAACGCACAGATCCAGGGCAGACCAGTGAACAACAGCTCCGGGGCAGGCGCGCAATTGAGCAGTTGCAGCAGCGGATCGCTCTGGATCAGCACCTGCCGCCAGGCAGCCGTGGTACCTCCCAGACTCGCGCCCAGCGTCAACAGCCAGTAGAGCCACAAACCGACACGCTTGGGGCCGTGCACCGCCGCCAGGCCACTGGATACACACAGCAACGTGAGGAACAGGCGCTGCACCAGGCACAGGCTGCACGGCGTCAGACCAACAGCATATTCAAGATAATAGGAAGCTCCCAGAGCAAAGGCCCCCGCAGTGAAAGCCATGAAGAACAAGGAGCGTGAGCAGGCCAACGACATGGCTTTTCCGTAACAGTAGAGACAGACGGTTACGGTAGAGGAAAGCGTGTCAGCCTTTCAAGGCGAGGCCCTGCCGACAGTTCACCAGAGGTGTAGGGAAAACCCGACAGGTTCGAGAGGAATCGGTGTAGTCAGTTGTAGGAATTCGCCTCGGGCGCTCACTGAAGTTGAAATTTCAACCACAAAAGGTAAGCGAGGGAGCTGCCTCCCCCGCCACTTCAGACGTGCGCCGGAACCGGCAATGGCGCGGCCAGCAGGCGCTCATCCAGCAGCCCCAGACCCTCCTGGAACAACTGATTGCTGCGCTCGGTATCGCCCAGCTGTGCGAGCAGCCGTGCCAGTTCCGCACAGGCTTCAGGATTGCGCTGCACACGCAGGCTGCTTTCCAGATAGTCCCGCGCCTTGCCCCACAGGCTGGTTTGCAGACACAGGCGGCCAAGGGTCAGCAGCAAGCTCGGATCGTTCGGGTGATCCTTCAGCCAGCCTTCGGCAGTTTGCAACTGACGGGCCGGATCGCTACCGCGCACCAGACCGTAGAGACGGGCCAGATGGCTGTCGTACTTGCGCTTGAGGGCCGTGCGCAGCACTTCTTCCGCTTCGACCTGAGCACCCAGCTGACGCAGCTGTTCGGCGTATGCCAGCACCAGCGGCGGCTCCTGACGCTGCGCCGAAGTGAGCTGCTGCCAGGCACGTGTAAGCGACTGCAAGCCAACACTCCCGTCCTCTTCGCGCTGCGCTGCCAGCGACAGGTTTTCCCCCCAGGCGCGGCGCTCAAGCTCTGCCAGTTCGGCGGGCGGCAGGACTTTGTCCTTGCGCAATTCCGGCAACAAACGAATCACCGCCGACCATTCGCCGCGCTGCTGATACAAGCGCTGCAACTGACGCAGCGTCTGCGCATTGTGCGGATGACGATCATGCATCGCTTGCAGAGTCACCAAGGCACCGTCGGTATCGCCACGGTCGGTCTGCAACTGCGCATGACTCAGAGCGATCGCCAGTTCCGCCTGCGGCTGACGCTCCAGTGCACGCTCCAGCAATCGATCGCACTCTTCGTAATTGCCTTGCTCATTGGCTGCGCGGGCAGCACCGAGGTAGTACAGCAATGGCTGACGCTCGGCTTCAGCCGCTCGATAAAGATGACGCTGAGCACTGGCCCAGCGACCTTCGGCCAGATCCAGTTGGCCATGCTCGATGGCCACCTGCACACGCCGGCTGCGGTTGCGTCGCGACCATGGATTGACCACACCGCTCGACGTCATGACCAGCTCGACCAGCGCCTTGATGCCCCAGATCAGCAACCACAGCACAGCGATTACCGCCAGTGTCGCCCACAGGCTCGACTCGTAGCGGAAGCTTTTGTAGGCCACCAGCACGTAACCGGAATGCTCGGCAATCGCCAGACCCAGCGCCGCCGTCGCCGCGATCACCAGAAACACGATCACATACAAGCGCTTCATGGCGTGGCCTCCTGCGCGGTGTTGACGGCAGGTTTGGCGAAAGGTTTCACCGACTCTTCAGCGTTAACGTTGCGCCGCTCAAGGTAGGCTTGCACCGCACTCAGCGTGCCAGCCAGGTCCGGCGTCGTGACCGTAACCGGTTCCTTGCTCAGCTCGGCGACCTGTTCGAGCATCACTTTGCTTTGCGGATTGTCCGGGTTGAAATTGCCCTTGAGCACATCACGCGCCTCAGCCAGCGCCTGGGTATAGACCGGCGCCTGCCCGTTGAGCGCAGCCCACTGCGCCTGCTCCAGTGCTAGGCTGAGGGCCAGACGCACTTGACTCAGGCTCTGCCCGGCCAGCAGCGGCCGCACGTTTTTGTCAGCGTTGAAATCGATGCGGATGTAGCGCGAGACCTGATCCCACCACTGCGCCCAACGACTGGCGCCGTCACCGTCGGCGGTCAGGCCCAGCAGCGACTCGCCGCGATCCTTGTACTCCGGCGCCAGCTCGGTGAGGTCGATGACCTGATCACGCAATGCGCCGAGACGCAGGAACAGACCGGTGCGATCCGGTTGTGCAGTGCTGCGCAGCGCTACGAGGGTTTTCGCCACTTGCTCGCGAGCGGCGAAGGAACCGGGATCGTTTTGCTCACGGAGGATTTCGTCAGCGCCCTGCACCAGCGCCTGAGCGCTGCTGATGTCCTGCAACGCCGACAGCCGCAGGCTGGCCAGGCGCAGCAGGTGCTCGGCCTCGGCCAGACGCCAGTCCTTGCGGCTGGCACCGAGAACCGTCTCCAGGCGTTGATTAAGGCGCTGTTGATCGCCCTGAAGTTGCGTCACCAGACGCTGGCGCTCGGCAAGTTCGTCGGCCCCCGGCAGTTGCGCGAGGCGCTCGGTCAGGCGCTGCTCATTGAGCTTCAGGCTCTGCGCCTGATCGTTCAATGCCTGCACTTCACCGGACTGCTGCTGAGTATTGGTCTGCAGGTGACGGACCTGCCAGACACCCCAGCCACCGATCGCGACGCCGGCGGCGCCGAGCAACAAGGCGACGATGGCCAATCCATTGCCTCGGCGCGGCTCTGTGGCCGGCGGTGGAGTTTCAACCTGGGTTTCAATCACAGGCTGGACATCATCTTTGGGCAAGGCTGTTTCGCTCACGTATCCATCCTTTGCATTAGTAAACGGGTTCGGGATGCTCCCGCAACGCCGTCAGCAAAGCCGCGGCACTCGCGCCGCGGCAATCCACAACTGTTTGAGCCCCGGCGGCACCTGCCAGCTCGACGACCCTAGGGCTTGGAACAAACAACGGCAACTGCGCGATTGTCGGCCAGGCATCACCGGCCATCTGGCGCAGGTGCTCGAAACCCTGTCCACTGCTGACCACCAGCCCGTTCAAGCGTTCCGCTTCGATCCGCCGCGACAGTTCGTTCGGGGGATAGGCCGGCAAGTCACGTCGATACAATTCCAGATACTCGACACTAGCACCAAGCTCACGCAGGCGCTCGGCGAGTAGCTCACGGCCGCCCTCTCCGCGCAGGATCAAGACCTGCGCCCCGGGCTGGCTCACCGCTGCACGCAGACGCGGCAATTGCAGCAAGGCTTCGCTGTCATCGCCGTCCGCCGGGAAGCTGACGTCCAGACCATAATCGCGAAGAATCTGTGCAGTCGCCGCGCCGACGCTGAACCAAGGCATCGTCAACGAGGGCGAGCCATCGAGCAGATCCAGCGCAATGCGTGCCGCCGGTTTGCTGACCACGATTACCGCGTTGCAACTCGGCAACTGCGCAATCGCCTGACGGATTTTGGCAGAGACCGGCAGCGGAACAATGTCCAGAAGCGGCAAACAGCTACTGAAAATCCCCTGCCCGGCCAACGTCTCGGCCAGCGCCACACAGTCTTCCGCAGGGCGCGTCAGCAGCAGGCGCCAGCCAGTCACTCGTTACCTGCCTCGCCGTAAACCGCTTTGAGAATATCGTCGGCGCCCTGGCTGAGCAGGTCTTCGGCGACCTTCACGCCCAACGCTTCGGCATCGGCACGCGGCGCCCGGGCTTCGGCGCTGAGCAGCTTGCCGCCACTCGGCTCACCGACCAGACCACGCAACCACAACTGCTCGCCTTCAAGTACGGCGTAGCAGGCGATCGGCACTTGGCAGCCGCCATTCAGATGTTTGTTGAGGGCACGTTCGGCGGTCACCCGCGACGTGGTATCGGCATGATGCAACGGTGCGAGCAAGGCGTGGATTTCAGTGTCGGCACTGCGGCATTCGATGCCGACTGCGCCTTGGCCACCGGCTGGCAGACTGTCATCGACGCT comes from Pseudomonas sp. RU47 and encodes:
- a CDS encoding LysE family transporter, which gives rise to MELQTWLAFFAACWVISLSPGAGAIASMSSGLQYGFWRGYWNALGLQIGLAVQIAIVGAGVGAILTASATAFHAIKWFGVAYLVYLAIKQWRALPMDMSDDAAVRPIGKPLALVFRGFLVNISNPKALVFMLAVLPQFINPHAPLLIQYVVIGVTMIFVDLIVMAGYTGLASKVLRLLRTPQQQKRMNRTFAGLFIGAAAFMATLRKAAA
- a CDS encoding mechanosensitive ion channel family protein, whose translation is MEAFKLPLPAVWVEPVWFTVQILLILLAGYLTQRFVAKGLTRLGERYPFPPQLLMPLRGVLRWLIMGSALIFVLERLGVSATVLWTALSGFVAVAAVAFFAMWSVLSNLLCAILIFTVGPFRLGDIVELVDTTDKPGVKGRVVAINLLYTTLIEAEELGTGSAMVQVPNSLFFQRSVRRWRGTDVFPSSGFEK
- a CDS encoding ATP-binding cassette domain-containing protein translates to MIRLQNLTLQRGPQRLLEDAELTLHAGHKAGLIGANGAGKSSLFALIRGELHPDSGDCYLPADWRIAHMRQEIETLERLAVDYVLDGDLRLREVQRDLAAAEAAHDGAAQARLHAELDSADGYTADARARKLLAGLGFTNEQMDRQVGDFSGGWRMRLNLAQALMCPSDLLLLDEPTNHLDLDAIIWLEEWLKSYPGTLLLISHDRDFLDEVVDHVAHVDQRKITLYRGGYTAFERARAERLAQQQQAYEKQQAQRAHMESYIARFKAQATKARQAQSRIKALERMEELSAAHVDSPFDFVFRESTKISSPLIDLSDARLGYGDKTILEKVKLQLTPGARIGLLGPNGAGKSTLIKNLAGELSPLGGRLTRGENTVVGYFAQHQLDSLDSKASPLLHLQRLAPTEREQTLRDFLGGFDFRGARIDEPVLNFSGGEKARLALALIAWERPNLLLLDEPTNHLDLEMRLALTMALQEFSGAVLVVSHDRHLLKSTTDNFYLVADGKVEEFDGDLEDYARWLVEYRQRNAPVSNTPVNPDKTDKKAQRQAAAALRQQLAPHKREADKLEAELGKLHEKLAKVDASLGDSDIYEPARKNELRDLLAEQAKLKVREGELEEAWMEALEVLESMQAELEALS
- a CDS encoding TIGR02444 family protein is translated as MSSDLWSFSLATYARAGVEDACLQLQTAGANVCLLLCGLWLEQRGVTCDEHRIGVLQALTEPWDIEVVQPLRTLRMQWKARALDDAVLNGMREQIKSLELEAERALLSRLEGVAQEWTRNDAGSMTWLEGLAGTAANPNRDALQVLRVAATGT
- a CDS encoding AlgP family protein, whose amino-acid sequence is MSATKKPVNTPLHLLQQLSGSLLEHLENACSQALADAEKLLAKLEKQRGKAQEKLHKSRTKLQDAAAAGKAKAQTKAKGAVKELEDLLDALKDRQSDTRSYILQLKRDAQESLKLAQGVGRVQEAVGKVLSTRAAKPAAAPAKKAAAKPAAAKAPAKTAAAKPAAKAAAKTAAKPAAKAPVKAAAKPAAKAAAKPAAKKPAAASAAKPAAKTTAAKPAARTAAAKPATRAAAAKPATKPAAAKAAPAKTAAAKPAAKPAAKAAAKPVAKTAAAKPAAKTAAKPAAAKPAAKAPAKAAAKPAVNAAAKPAVKPAAKPAAKPAAAAKPATAAKPVAAKPAAKPAAKPAVKKPAAAKPAAAKPATAPAAKPAAPTTSAAPAAPAPAATTSTPSTAPTPAAVSSVSNNPTSAS
- a CDS encoding FKBP-type peptidyl-prolyl cis-trans isomerase, whose amino-acid sequence is MSRYFFLSLCMLVSAAHADEKTTANDAHDLAYSLGASLGERLRQEVPQLQIQALVDGLQQAYQGKPLALSEARIEQILADHEAQNAEHSAQPSSDAAMENEQRFLTAEKAKPGVKELADGILLTELTPGTGTKAGPDGKVQVLYVGRLPDGTVFDQNTQPQWFNLDSVIAGWRTALQNMPVGAKWRLVIPSDQAYGADGAGDLIAPFTPLVFEVELRGATS
- the rsd gene encoding sigma D regulator, producing MLESCQNAQERWGGVHLLIDRWLQEREDLIGAYDKLGAEPDSLSESRKPLQEFCGVLVDYVSAGHFEIYEQLTGEAKAFNDKRGLELAETIYPRIDVITEKLLAFNDLCDEGKCVAEKFKELGGLLHERFELEDCLIEVLHTAHKEEDPVQA
- a CDS encoding disulfide bond formation protein B, with product MSLACSRSLFFMAFTAGAFALGASYYLEYAVGLTPCSLCLVQRLFLTLLCVSSGLAAVHGPKRVGLWLYWLLTLGASLGGTTAAWRQVLIQSDPLLQLLNCAPAPELLFTGLPWICALQRMFSGGADCAEISWTLFDLSIPEWSLLFFVAVSILAVYQLLRLVWSALQRPLSGEASHPVLLRD
- a CDS encoding heme biosynthesis protein HemY is translated as MKRLYVIVFLVIAATAALGLAIAEHSGYVLVAYKSFRYESSLWATLAVIAVLWLLIWGIKALVELVMTSSGVVNPWSRRNRSRRVQVAIEHGQLDLAEGRWASAQRHLYRAAEAERQPLLYYLGAARAANEQGNYEECDRLLERALERQPQAELAIALSHAQLQTDRGDTDGALVTLQAMHDRHPHNAQTLRQLQRLYQQRGEWSAVIRLLPELRKDKVLPPAELAELERRAWGENLSLAAQREEDGSVGLQSLTRAWQQLTSAQRQEPPLVLAYAEQLRQLGAQVEAEEVLRTALKRKYDSHLARLYGLVRGSDPARQLQTAEGWLKDHPNDPSLLLTLGRLCLQTSLWGKARDYLESSLRVQRNPEACAELARLLAQLGDTERSNQLFQEGLGLLDERLLAAPLPVPAHV
- a CDS encoding uroporphyrinogen-III C-methyltransferase; amino-acid sequence: MSETALPKDDVQPVIETQVETPPPATEPRRGNGLAIVALLLGAAGVAIGGWGVWQVRHLQTNTQQQSGEVQALNDQAQSLKLNEQRLTERLAQLPGADELAERQRLVTQLQGDQQRLNQRLETVLGASRKDWRLAEAEHLLRLASLRLSALQDISSAQALVQGADEILREQNDPGSFAAREQVAKTLVALRSTAQPDRTGLFLRLGALRDQVIDLTELAPEYKDRGESLLGLTADGDGASRWAQWWDQVSRYIRIDFNADKNVRPLLAGQSLSQVRLALSLALEQAQWAALNGQAPVYTQALAEARDVLKGNFNPDNPQSKVMLEQVAELSKEPVTVTTPDLAGTLSAVQAYLERRNVNAEESVKPFAKPAVNTAQEATP
- a CDS encoding uroporphyrinogen-III synthase, whose product is MTGWRLLLTRPAEDCVALAETLAGQGIFSSCLPLLDIVPLPVSAKIRQAIAQLPSCNAVIVVSKPAARIALDLLDGSPSLTMPWFSVGAATAQILRDYGLDVSFPADGDDSEALLQLPRLRAAVSQPGAQVLILRGEGGRELLAERLRELGASVEYLELYRRDLPAYPPNELSRRIEAERLNGLVVSSGQGFEHLRQMAGDAWPTIAQLPLFVPSPRVVELAGAAGAQTVVDCRGASAAALLTALREHPEPVY